In Gemmata obscuriglobus, a single genomic region encodes these proteins:
- a CDS encoding VOC family protein: MAILLGTHHVAVICSDYARSKHFYTEVLGLAVVSEVFRASRGSYKLDLRLPDGTQVELFSFPNPPPRPSYPEACGLRHLALVVADLAAAVAHLGAHGVNVEPIRVDEYTGKRFTFFADPDGLPLELYER, translated from the coding sequence ATGGCCATCTTGCTCGGCACGCACCACGTCGCGGTCATCTGCTCGGACTACGCGCGCTCGAAGCACTTCTACACCGAAGTGCTCGGGCTGGCGGTGGTGTCGGAGGTGTTCCGCGCGTCGCGCGGCTCGTACAAGCTCGACCTTCGGTTGCCGGACGGCACACAGGTTGAGCTGTTCAGCTTCCCGAACCCGCCGCCGCGGCCGAGCTACCCGGAGGCGTGCGGGCTGCGGCACCTGGCGCTTGTCGTCGCCGACCTCGCCGCCGCGGTCGCGCACCTCGGGGCGCACGGCGTGAACGTGGAGCCGATCCGGGTGGACGAGTACACCGGGAAGCGGTTCACCTTCTTCGCCGATCCCGACGGGCTTCCGCTCGAACTGTACGAACGATAG
- a CDS encoding Gfo/Idh/MocA family protein has protein sequence MAAPSRRDALTHLGTAAVLGGTAAARADAPKAGAKPIKIGQIGVAHAHATKLSVYRDSPDYEVVGIVEPDEALRKRAENTPAYRGLKWLTREQLLATPGLQAVLVETRIRDLLDNAEACVRAGMHVHIDKPAGESLPHLKRTLDAATKQKLMVQMGYMYRYNPAVVLLREFLKKGWLGEVFEVHAVMSKVVPPAQRKEHAEYPGGMMFELGCHVLDLVVGVLGRPNEVAGFRTHAAKLDDGLLDNMLAVLSYPRAIASVKSSALEVEGGDRRHLVVCGTEGTFHIQPLDNPAARVSLSQARDGYKKGTQEVTFPKYARYVGDAADMARVIRGEKPHDFPPEHDLAVQETLLRACGLSPKS, from the coding sequence ATGGCAGCACCCTCCCGACGCGACGCACTGACGCACCTCGGCACCGCGGCCGTCCTCGGCGGGACCGCCGCCGCCCGCGCGGACGCTCCCAAGGCCGGTGCGAAGCCGATCAAGATCGGGCAGATCGGGGTCGCCCACGCGCACGCCACCAAGCTGTCCGTGTACCGCGACTCACCGGACTACGAGGTGGTCGGGATCGTTGAGCCCGATGAGGCGCTGCGCAAGCGGGCCGAGAACACGCCCGCGTACCGCGGGTTGAAGTGGCTCACGCGCGAACAACTGCTGGCCACGCCGGGCCTCCAGGCGGTGCTGGTGGAGACACGCATCCGCGACCTGCTCGACAACGCCGAGGCGTGCGTGCGCGCCGGGATGCACGTCCACATCGACAAACCCGCCGGCGAGTCGCTCCCGCACCTGAAGCGCACCCTCGACGCCGCGACCAAACAGAAGCTCATGGTGCAAATGGGCTACATGTACCGCTACAACCCGGCGGTGGTGCTGCTCCGCGAGTTCCTCAAGAAGGGGTGGCTGGGCGAGGTGTTCGAGGTCCACGCGGTGATGAGTAAGGTGGTGCCGCCGGCCCAGCGGAAGGAGCACGCCGAGTACCCCGGCGGGATGATGTTCGAGCTCGGCTGTCACGTGCTCGATCTGGTCGTCGGCGTGCTGGGCCGGCCGAACGAGGTCGCCGGGTTCCGCACGCACGCCGCCAAACTCGACGACGGCCTGCTCGACAACATGTTAGCGGTGCTGAGCTACCCGCGGGCCATCGCCAGCGTGAAGTCCAGCGCGCTGGAGGTGGAGGGGGGCGACCGGCGGCACCTCGTCGTGTGCGGAACGGAGGGCACGTTCCACATTCAGCCGCTCGACAACCCGGCGGCGCGGGTGTCGCTGTCTCAGGCGCGCGACGGGTACAAGAAGGGCACGCAGGAGGTGACGTTCCCGAAGTACGCGCGGTACGTGGGCGACGCCGCGGACATGGCCCGCGTGATCCGCGGTGAGAAGCCGCACGACTTCCCGCCCGAACACGACCTGGCCGTGCAGGAGACGCTCCTCCGGGCGTGCGGGCTGTCACCGAAAAGCTGA
- a CDS encoding hemolysin family protein, whose translation MAASSAESLTLLATDPAGGELSTPLLIVGLAAIPVLVAINGFFVAAEFALVAVRKTRVEELVNQGKVGAAGLLAAVNDLNRSVAACQLGITVASLALGFVSEPAIHRLIHPLMADLPAEWGRVLSIALTLSLITYMHVVFGEQMPKLAALQSSEAVGLWVARPVYLFGAVTAPLIKLMNGSSAWFLRRLGYREDAEEGEVHTVNELRLLVEDSEEAGELDSDAADMVRGVFGLADKVVRDCMVPVEKMAALDVATPPDKVLEIVRLGAHTRLPVYEGTTDKIVGIVNTKDLFFLFSTSGVVLLEDALYPATFLDPGESVSNAFRLFRKSHRPMALVRDEAGKVLGLITLEDVLEEIVGDIEDEHDVPVPKLKLARRRAAGPGGSGLGRSGMNPTLKVRPAAPPATGERPAGS comes from the coding sequence GTGGCTGCAAGCTCCGCAGAGTCGCTCACACTCCTGGCGACCGACCCCGCCGGGGGCGAACTGAGTACGCCGCTGTTAATTGTCGGACTGGCGGCGATTCCGGTGCTGGTCGCAATCAACGGGTTCTTCGTCGCGGCCGAGTTCGCGCTCGTCGCGGTCCGCAAAACCCGCGTCGAAGAACTTGTGAACCAGGGGAAGGTCGGGGCCGCCGGGCTGCTCGCGGCGGTCAACGACCTGAACCGGAGCGTGGCCGCGTGCCAGCTCGGCATCACGGTGGCCAGCTTGGCCCTCGGGTTCGTCAGCGAGCCGGCGATCCACCGCCTCATCCACCCGCTCATGGCGGACCTGCCCGCCGAGTGGGGCCGGGTGCTCTCGATCGCCCTGACGCTGTCGCTCATCACCTATATGCACGTCGTGTTCGGGGAGCAGATGCCGAAGCTGGCGGCGCTCCAGTCGAGCGAGGCGGTCGGGCTGTGGGTGGCGCGGCCCGTGTACCTGTTCGGCGCGGTCACGGCGCCGCTCATCAAACTGATGAACGGGTCCAGCGCGTGGTTCCTGCGCCGCCTCGGGTACCGGGAGGACGCCGAAGAGGGGGAGGTCCACACGGTCAACGAGCTGCGCCTCCTCGTGGAGGACAGCGAGGAGGCGGGCGAGCTCGACTCCGACGCCGCGGACATGGTGCGGGGCGTGTTCGGGCTGGCCGACAAGGTGGTGCGCGACTGCATGGTGCCGGTCGAGAAGATGGCGGCGCTCGACGTGGCCACCCCGCCCGACAAGGTGCTCGAGATCGTCCGGCTGGGCGCGCACACCCGGCTGCCGGTGTACGAGGGGACGACCGACAAGATCGTCGGCATCGTGAACACCAAGGACCTGTTCTTCCTGTTCAGCACGTCGGGGGTGGTGCTGCTGGAGGACGCGCTGTACCCGGCCACGTTCCTCGACCCCGGCGAGTCGGTCTCGAACGCGTTCCGGCTGTTCCGCAAGTCGCACCGGCCGATGGCGCTGGTGCGCGACGAGGCCGGCAAGGTGCTCGGGCTCATCACGCTCGAAGACGTGCTGGAAGAGATCGTGGGGGACATTGAGGACGAGCACGACGTGCCGGTGCCCAAGCTGAAGCTGGCGCGGCGCCGGGCCGCGGGGCCGGGCGGGAGCGGCCTGGGGCGGTCCGGAATGAACCCGACGCTGAAAGTGCGCCCCGCCGCGCCGCCCGCGACCGGCGAGCGCCCAGCCGGGAGCTAA
- a CDS encoding GNAT family N-acetyltransferase, which translates to MIIEPTAVSYQTEPGLSVDEFIDVLVRSSLAERRPVHDREVMHAMLANAQLVLTARVNGLLVGVSRAITDFAYCTYLSDLAVDEAFQRRGIGRELIRHTHEAAGLHTMLVLLAAPKAESYYPHVGLTKRDSCWTIPRQPRNGSA; encoded by the coding sequence ATGATCATCGAACCGACCGCAGTGAGCTACCAAACGGAACCCGGTCTGTCGGTCGATGAGTTCATCGACGTTCTGGTGCGCTCCTCGCTGGCCGAGCGCCGCCCGGTCCACGACCGCGAGGTGATGCACGCGATGCTGGCCAACGCGCAACTCGTCCTGACCGCCCGGGTCAACGGGTTGCTGGTTGGCGTCAGCCGGGCCATCACCGACTTCGCCTACTGCACGTACCTGTCGGACCTCGCGGTCGACGAGGCGTTCCAGCGGCGCGGGATCGGGCGCGAACTCATTCGACACACCCACGAGGCCGCCGGGTTGCACACGATGCTGGTGCTGCTCGCGGCACCGAAGGCAGAGTCCTATTACCCGCACGTCGGATTGACGAAGCGTGATTCCTGCTGGACGATCCCGCGACAGCCGCGAAACGGTAGCGCGTAG
- a CDS encoding S1C family serine protease — MSRFWQHFVTNGGEDAGAPERPKGEPAPEPEDVLDAFSRAVVGVADKLRPAVVNLRVGRGERGGSGSGVLFAPDGFLLTNHHVVQGHDKVRVRLSDGTEMAGRVVGNDPWTDLAVVQAEGTALPFAQLGDSARIKVGQLAVAIGSPLGFESTVTAGVISALGRTLRSVSGHLVDNVIQTDAALNPGNSGGPLVDSHGRVIGINTAVIQPAQGICFAVPVNTAKTILPQLLKHGRVIRGYLGLHARQVPVAPELRTKFGLEQKSGVEILMLEEDGPAQNAGLWIDDIIIGFGDRPVASVDDLHRALTQLPVGMPAKVAVLREGRRLERTAVPGEYPTPVRG; from the coding sequence ATGTCTCGGTTCTGGCAGCACTTTGTTACGAACGGCGGCGAGGACGCGGGCGCGCCGGAGCGGCCCAAGGGCGAACCGGCCCCCGAGCCCGAGGACGTGCTCGATGCGTTCTCGCGGGCCGTTGTGGGCGTCGCGGACAAGCTACGCCCGGCGGTGGTGAACCTGCGCGTCGGCCGCGGCGAGCGGGGCGGCAGCGGGTCCGGCGTGCTGTTCGCGCCGGACGGGTTCCTCCTCACCAACCACCACGTCGTTCAGGGGCACGACAAGGTGCGGGTGCGGCTCAGCGACGGGACCGAAATGGCCGGGCGGGTGGTCGGCAACGACCCGTGGACCGACCTCGCCGTGGTACAGGCCGAGGGCACGGCGCTGCCATTCGCGCAACTGGGCGATTCGGCCCGGATCAAGGTCGGACAGCTCGCAGTGGCGATCGGCAGCCCGCTCGGGTTCGAGTCCACCGTCACCGCGGGCGTGATTTCCGCGCTCGGCCGCACGCTCCGGAGCGTGTCGGGGCACCTGGTCGATAACGTCATCCAAACCGACGCGGCGCTGAACCCCGGCAACAGCGGCGGGCCGCTCGTCGATTCGCACGGGCGGGTGATCGGGATCAACACCGCGGTGATCCAGCCGGCGCAAGGCATCTGCTTCGCGGTGCCGGTCAACACCGCGAAAACGATCCTCCCGCAGTTGCTGAAGCACGGGCGGGTGATCCGCGGGTACCTCGGGCTGCACGCCCGGCAGGTGCCGGTCGCGCCGGAACTGCGCACGAAGTTCGGCCTGGAGCAGAAGAGCGGCGTCGAGATCCTGATGCTCGAAGAGGACGGCCCGGCCCAGAACGCGGGGCTGTGGATCGACGACATCATCATCGGGTTCGGCGACCGGCCCGTCGCGAGCGTGGACGACCTGCACCGGGCGCTGACCCAGTTGCCGGTCGGGATGCCCGCGAAGGTGGCGGTGCTGCGCGAGGGGCGGCGGCTCGAGCGCACGGCCGTGCCGGGCGAGTACCCCACCCCGGTGCGCGGGTAA
- a CDS encoding TIGR02996 domain-containing protein: MTTSSHDALYRAICAHPDEDTPRLAFADLLDEDGEHRRAAFVRTQVELARLPAYDPVCVTARQRDPDALTGWCMAHTLPKGLPAGCEWRQFEFRRGFPWKVGVRSLAALLETGDALFRVAPIRALGVDSRDRPDLAALADWPHLTRLHRLNFSTGWFGADDVAQFARSPHAAGITELGFEFESLAPEGLGALAESALFARLTALELSANAFPAALLVDALGGARRAGALSRLGLPNNRIGAADAEALFGLPAVRELQHLDLSDNPLAADGLTALAASGIVRGLRTLNLSRTRPGVLGVKALTEAGGLAGLRQLDLSNNALGPNAVKALAGAPALRGLRALNLSNNHVRDSGAADLAGARALAGLLELDLCETDIGDAGALALAESPYLGGLLRLDLSTRSGRPFGAAAQAALRERFGDRVNW, encoded by the coding sequence TTGACGACCAGCTCGCACGACGCACTGTACCGCGCCATCTGCGCGCACCCGGACGAGGACACCCCCCGTCTGGCGTTCGCCGACCTGCTCGACGAGGACGGCGAGCACCGGCGCGCCGCGTTCGTGCGCACGCAGGTGGAACTGGCCAGGCTCCCCGCCTACGACCCGGTGTGCGTGACGGCCCGCCAGCGCGACCCGGACGCGCTGACCGGGTGGTGCATGGCGCACACCCTGCCGAAGGGGCTGCCCGCGGGGTGCGAGTGGCGCCAGTTCGAGTTCCGCCGCGGGTTCCCGTGGAAGGTGGGGGTGCGGTCGCTCGCGGCGCTGCTCGAAACCGGCGACGCGCTGTTCCGGGTCGCCCCGATCCGCGCGCTCGGCGTCGACTCGCGCGACCGCCCCGACCTCGCCGCCCTGGCGGACTGGCCGCACCTGACCCGGCTGCACCGGCTCAACTTCTCCACCGGCTGGTTCGGCGCCGACGACGTGGCCCAGTTCGCGCGGTCCCCGCACGCCGCCGGCATCACCGAGCTGGGGTTCGAGTTCGAGAGCCTGGCGCCCGAAGGGCTCGGCGCGCTGGCCGAGTCGGCACTGTTCGCCCGGCTCACCGCCCTCGAACTGAGCGCCAACGCGTTCCCCGCGGCGCTCCTGGTCGACGCGCTGGGGGGCGCCCGCCGCGCGGGCGCGCTGTCGCGGCTCGGGCTGCCGAACAACCGGATCGGCGCGGCCGACGCCGAGGCGCTCTTCGGGCTCCCCGCGGTCCGCGAGCTTCAGCACCTCGACCTGAGCGACAACCCGCTCGCCGCGGACGGCCTGACCGCGCTGGCCGCGAGCGGAATCGTTCGCGGGCTCCGGACCCTGAACCTCAGTCGGACCCGCCCCGGCGTGCTCGGGGTCAAGGCCCTGACCGAGGCCGGCGGGCTGGCCGGGCTACGGCAGCTCGACCTGTCGAACAACGCGCTCGGGCCGAACGCGGTGAAGGCGCTCGCGGGCGCCCCTGCGCTCCGCGGGCTGCGGGCACTGAACCTATCGAACAACCACGTGCGCGACTCCGGGGCCGCCGATCTGGCCGGGGCGCGTGCCCTCGCCGGGTTGCTCGAACTGGACCTCTGCGAAACCGACATCGGCGACGCCGGGGCGCTGGCGCTGGCCGAATCCCCATACCTGGGCGGGCTGTTGCGGCTGGACCTCAGTACCCGCAGCGGGCGCCCCTTCGGCGCCGCCGCACAGGCCGCGCTACGGGAGCGGTTCGGCGACCGCGTCAACTGGTAG
- a CDS encoding TIGR02996 domain-containing protein, translating to MNDRDTLYRAVLENPDDDTLRLVYADALEEGGDSRRAAFVRAHVELARVPEYEPEAVQAKYHNQKKKADGGRWITELPPLPEGLSWARDPFRRGLPGAIQSRDGATFVAHADDLFAQYPIESLELKGARVADMAELAACGWLGRLRSLSLVEGAGGPTLRRLLDSNHFDRLTELHLGAQLTTSPAITAVVRSRVFDQLTALSVREDRQGGGSLVGALARLAKPPRLKKLDLSSNRVTDAALAPLLASAAMETVEELNLSDNNLGAEGMEALAGATLPNLRSLNLIRTRPTGAGVYALTGASFFPELRSLGLGGNNLPSAAAERLSQAGRTNLRILGLDGNRLGGRGAAALAGGENLSGLLVLDLAEVGIDDDGADALTQSARLGGLLYLNLYGNTLTATATARLRKRFGDRVFL from the coding sequence ATGAACGATCGCGACACACTTTACCGGGCCGTTCTCGAGAACCCCGACGACGACACGCTGCGGTTGGTGTACGCGGACGCGCTCGAGGAGGGGGGCGATTCGCGGCGCGCGGCGTTCGTCCGCGCGCACGTGGAACTGGCCCGGGTGCCGGAGTACGAACCGGAAGCGGTTCAAGCCAAGTACCACAACCAGAAGAAGAAAGCCGACGGCGGGCGCTGGATCACAGAACTGCCGCCGCTGCCCGAGGGGCTGTCGTGGGCGCGAGACCCGTTCCGCCGCGGACTACCCGGGGCCATCCAGTCGCGAGACGGGGCCACGTTCGTCGCCCACGCCGACGACCTGTTCGCGCAGTACCCCATTGAGTCGCTGGAGTTAAAGGGGGCGCGGGTCGCGGACATGGCCGAACTCGCCGCGTGCGGGTGGCTCGGTCGGCTGCGGTCACTGTCGCTGGTCGAAGGGGCAGGCGGACCGACGTTGCGACGGTTACTCGATTCAAACCACTTTGACCGGCTCACCGAACTGCACCTGGGCGCACAACTGACGACTTCTCCAGCCATAACGGCGGTTGTGAGGAGCCGCGTGTTCGACCAGTTGACCGCCCTGAGCGTGCGCGAGGACCGGCAGGGCGGCGGGTCACTCGTTGGGGCGCTGGCGCGGCTCGCGAAGCCGCCGCGGCTCAAGAAGCTCGATTTGTCTTCGAACCGGGTTACCGATGCGGCGCTGGCCCCGCTACTGGCCTCAGCCGCGATGGAGACGGTCGAGGAACTGAACCTGAGCGACAACAACCTCGGCGCGGAAGGGATGGAGGCGCTCGCGGGTGCGACTCTGCCGAACCTGCGTTCGCTGAACCTGATCCGCACCCGTCCGACCGGCGCGGGCGTTTATGCGCTGACCGGGGCGAGCTTCTTTCCCGAGTTGCGGAGCCTCGGCCTCGGCGGGAACAACCTTCCGTCGGCCGCCGCCGAGCGACTGTCCCAGGCCGGCCGCACGAACCTGCGAATACTCGGCCTGGACGGGAACCGGCTCGGCGGGCGCGGCGCCGCGGCCCTCGCGGGCGGTGAGAACCTGTCCGGCTTGCTGGTGCTCGATCTGGCGGAAGTGGGAATCGATGATGACGGTGCCGACGCGCTCACCCAGAGCGCACGGCTGGGCGGGTTGCTGTACCTGAACCTGTACGGCAACACGCTGACGGCCACCGCCACCGCCCGGCTGCGGAAGCGGTTCGGCGACCGCGTGTTCCTCTGA
- a CDS encoding alpha/beta hydrolase family protein, with translation MRHLAFVLVLTLVTGAPARGADPKPFPGAPTKWQGFARHDFKVGALDATVVTPEKPLPGRPWVWRGEFFGAFADADAALVKAGWHLAYLKVPDLFGAPKAVKHWETFHEALVKEYGLHPKPGLIGLSRGGLYCMNWAATHPDKTLAVYLDNAVCDFKSWPGGKLKRFGASPGSEAEWKKMLAAYGFKTDDEALKYKLNPVDNLAPLAKAKIPLLLVYGDKDAVVPHVENSELVYDRYKALGGPVERVVKPGQDHHPHGLKDVSPVVKFFTEALAAQK, from the coding sequence ATGCGCCACCTTGCGTTCGTTCTCGTTCTCACTCTCGTAACGGGCGCGCCGGCGCGCGGCGCAGACCCGAAGCCGTTCCCGGGGGCGCCGACAAAGTGGCAGGGGTTCGCCCGCCACGACTTCAAGGTCGGCGCTCTGGACGCGACGGTGGTCACACCGGAGAAACCGCTCCCGGGGCGCCCGTGGGTGTGGCGCGGCGAGTTCTTCGGCGCGTTCGCCGACGCCGACGCGGCGCTCGTGAAGGCCGGGTGGCACCTGGCGTACCTGAAGGTGCCCGACCTGTTCGGCGCGCCGAAGGCGGTTAAGCACTGGGAAACGTTTCACGAGGCGCTGGTGAAGGAGTACGGACTGCACCCGAAGCCCGGGCTCATCGGGCTGTCGCGGGGCGGGCTGTACTGCATGAACTGGGCGGCCACACACCCGGACAAGACCCTGGCGGTGTACCTGGACAACGCGGTGTGCGACTTCAAGAGCTGGCCCGGCGGCAAACTGAAGAGGTTCGGAGCGTCACCCGGGTCGGAAGCCGAGTGGAAAAAGATGCTGGCGGCCTACGGCTTCAAGACCGACGACGAGGCGCTGAAGTACAAGCTGAACCCGGTGGACAACTTGGCCCCGCTGGCGAAGGCCAAAATCCCGCTGCTCCTGGTGTACGGAGACAAGGACGCCGTGGTGCCGCACGTCGAGAACTCGGAACTGGTGTACGACCGGTACAAGGCGCTCGGCGGGCCGGTCGAGCGGGTCGTGAAACCGGGCCAGGACCACCACCCGCACGGGCTGAAAGACGTGTCACCGGTCGTGAAATTTTTCACAGAGGCGTTGGCCGCTCAGAAGTGA
- a CDS encoding sulfatase-like hydrolase/transferase: protein MRCAVALLALAVCATGTARAADTKGPNVLFLFADDQRADTVSALGNTRIRTPNLDRLVKRGVSFDRAYMQGGLNGATCVPSRAMLLSGRCLFRIDEKLLRDETWPEAFAKAGYGTFATGKWHNGEKSLVRCFPEARGIFAGGMTDPLKAPLADIEGSKLAAPKLAPKHACAVFADEAIKFLNRKHEKPFFCYVPFDAPHDPHIVPDDFPIRYDVEQIQLPPNFLPQHPFNNGEMSVRDEALLAWPRDPEKVREMIAEYYRYVSYLDSEIGRVLDALDRSPHSRNTIVVFAADSGVARGSHGLIGKQNCYEHSLRVPLVLAGPGIAENKRTAAMCYLFDVLPTLGKLCGVPGPQTSEGLEFSQVLTDPTHPARPHLMFGYKNVQRAVRDDRWKLIRYPQVDRTQLFDLKTDPDEVTDLSAKPEHAARMKELLARLGAEQQRFGDTAPLTVAKPLRAEWNPPPKKGN, encoded by the coding sequence ATGCGCTGTGCCGTCGCGCTGCTCGCGCTCGCCGTTTGCGCCACCGGAACCGCTCGGGCCGCAGACACAAAAGGGCCGAACGTCCTGTTCCTGTTCGCCGACGATCAGCGTGCGGACACGGTCTCGGCCCTCGGCAACACGCGCATCCGAACCCCCAATCTCGACCGGTTGGTAAAGCGCGGTGTGTCGTTCGATCGCGCGTACATGCAGGGCGGGCTGAACGGGGCGACGTGTGTGCCGTCGCGAGCGATGCTGTTATCGGGCCGGTGCCTGTTCCGCATTGATGAGAAGCTCCTGCGCGACGAAACCTGGCCGGAGGCCTTCGCAAAGGCGGGTTACGGCACGTTCGCAACCGGCAAATGGCACAACGGCGAAAAGTCGCTTGTGCGCTGCTTCCCAGAGGCCCGCGGCATCTTCGCCGGCGGAATGACGGACCCGCTGAAGGCGCCGCTCGCGGACATCGAAGGCAGCAAGCTGGCGGCCCCGAAACTGGCGCCCAAGCACGCGTGCGCGGTGTTCGCGGACGAGGCCATCAAGTTCCTGAACCGCAAGCACGAGAAGCCGTTCTTCTGCTACGTCCCGTTCGACGCGCCCCACGACCCGCACATCGTGCCCGACGACTTCCCCATTCGGTACGACGTGGAACAGATCCAACTGCCGCCCAACTTCTTACCTCAGCACCCGTTCAACAACGGCGAGATGAGCGTCCGGGACGAGGCCCTGCTCGCGTGGCCGCGCGACCCCGAGAAGGTGCGCGAGATGATTGCCGAGTACTACCGCTACGTTTCGTACCTCGATTCCGAAATAGGCCGCGTGCTCGACGCCCTCGATCGGTCCCCCCACTCCCGTAACACAATCGTCGTGTTCGCAGCCGATTCGGGCGTCGCTCGGGGCAGCCACGGCCTGATCGGCAAGCAGAACTGTTACGAACACTCGCTGCGCGTGCCGCTCGTGCTCGCCGGCCCCGGGATCGCCGAGAACAAGCGAACGGCCGCGATGTGCTACCTCTTCGACGTGCTGCCCACCCTCGGGAAGTTGTGCGGCGTGCCCGGCCCGCAAACCAGCGAGGGGCTCGAGTTCTCGCAGGTGCTGACCGATCCGACCCACCCCGCACGACCGCACCTCATGTTCGGCTACAAGAATGTTCAGCGGGCGGTGCGCGACGACCGCTGGAAGTTGATCCGCTACCCGCAAGTCGACAGAACCCAGCTCTTCGACCTCAAAACCGACCCGGACGAAGTGACCGACCTGTCGGCCAAGCCCGAACACGCCGCCCGCATGAAAGAACTGCTCGCGCGGCTCGGGGCCGAACAGCAGCGGTTCGGCGACACGGCGCCGTTGACTGTGGCCAAACCACTCCGGGCCGAATGGAACCCGCCGCCCAAGAAAGGAAACTAA
- a CDS encoding alpha/beta hydrolase gives MRKLQMAMLATVIVCSASPAAPPVRKFDDPGAPPFKVLKEGELPPLDAYDNFVIGPKYVPAPERKRVEGVPEGKVEQFVIDSKETKLFNPGIARKEFGKVDPKNPKTLIVETHPIDYKRKITVYIPAQHKAGDEMPFQVIHDGPGGKPSAELLNTFNNLIAQKRIPPLVVIWVANGGGDAQGHERGKEYDNMNGDYAEYIETEVLPRVEKGCKVKLTKDPDGRAAMGNSSGGSAALIMAWFRTDLYHRVLTTSGTFVNQAWPFDPKFPDGAWGFHETLIPKEPKKPIRLFISVGDQDLLNPNVMRDDMHDWVEANHRMAKVLKAKGYEYQYLFCRGAGHSVGNAQTQFLPHAIEWVWKGYAPKDKSK, from the coding sequence ATGCGCAAGCTGCAAATGGCCATGTTGGCCACCGTCATCGTGTGCTCCGCTTCACCGGCCGCGCCGCCGGTGCGCAAGTTCGACGACCCGGGCGCCCCGCCGTTCAAGGTGTTGAAGGAGGGCGAACTCCCGCCGCTCGACGCCTACGACAACTTCGTTATCGGGCCGAAGTACGTGCCCGCGCCGGAGCGCAAACGGGTCGAGGGCGTGCCCGAGGGGAAGGTGGAGCAGTTCGTGATCGATTCCAAGGAGACCAAGCTGTTCAACCCCGGGATCGCCCGGAAGGAGTTCGGGAAGGTCGATCCGAAGAACCCGAAGACGTTGATCGTCGAGACGCACCCCATCGACTACAAGCGCAAGATCACGGTCTACATCCCCGCACAACATAAGGCCGGCGACGAGATGCCGTTCCAGGTCATTCACGACGGCCCCGGCGGGAAGCCGAGCGCGGAACTGCTGAACACCTTTAACAACCTGATCGCCCAGAAGCGGATCCCGCCGCTCGTCGTCATCTGGGTCGCCAACGGCGGCGGCGACGCCCAGGGGCACGAGCGCGGCAAAGAGTACGACAACATGAACGGCGACTACGCCGAGTACATCGAGACCGAAGTGCTGCCGCGGGTCGAGAAGGGGTGCAAGGTGAAGCTGACCAAGGACCCCGACGGGCGCGCCGCGATGGGCAACAGCTCCGGCGGCTCGGCCGCGCTCATCATGGCCTGGTTCCGCACCGACCTGTACCACCGCGTGCTCACGACCTCGGGCACGTTCGTGAACCAGGCGTGGCCGTTCGACCCCAAGTTCCCGGACGGGGCCTGGGGGTTCCACGAGACCCTCATCCCCAAGGAGCCCAAGAAGCCGATCCGGCTGTTCATCTCCGTCGGCGACCAGGACCTGCTCAACCCGAACGTAATGCGGGACGATATGCACGACTGGGTGGAAGCCAACCACCGGATGGCCAAGGTGCTGAAGGCCAAGGGGTACGAGTACCAGTACCTGTTCTGTCGCGGTGCGGGGCACAGCGTCGGCAATGCCCAGACGCAGTTCCTCCCGCACGCCATCGAGTGGGTGTGGAAGGGGTACGCTCCGAAGGACAAGTCGAAGTGA